The Cottoperca gobio chromosome 6, fCotGob3.1, whole genome shotgun sequence genome has a segment encoding these proteins:
- the ric8b gene encoding chaperone Ric-8B isoform X1, whose protein sequence is MDLNNIVSQLENANEEEIEKLLLQYNRENSHTFSFDQKEETLRIKLCQGVLSVLGRQVQPSCQKTCLETLRILSRDKRVLGPVATREGMLILGGMARLNAGEEGDENQKSSQEDTQTEEEERVVVEALKCLCNVVYNSPAAQQVSVDVQLAHGLCAILRMARTWHHEVGLFTLRLLFLLSALRPDVRGVLRRELHAMRLLTEVLEHTLDVSWVGPYEAARPDPQALPMPSEDNERTMEALKALFNLTLSDTGGEEDDHQFRLIAAILRRLLMLKTEIEEKTEEAHSHAINLLNNLPVSCLDVLIDVPVQGGLEIYGGKNMDAVQMLIDFMEKRMDKQGSNYKEGLTPVLSLLTEGSRQHREIRRYIKAQVLPPLKDVKIRPEIGTTTRNKLVRLMTHVDMGVKQTAAEFLFVLCKESVDNLLKYTGYGNAAGLLVARGLLAGGRGETQYSEDEDSDTEEYKTAKPFINPITGHVEEPMPNPIEEMTEEQKEYEAQKLVNMFDKLSRQNVIRPMGVMPDGTLAPLEETLCDPPEDSGSDSD, encoded by the exons AACAGTCACACCTTCAGTTTTGACCAAAAGGAAGAGACCCTGCGGATT AAGCTGTGTCAGGGTGTGTTGTCAGTTCTTGGCAGGCAGGTGCAGCCCAGCTGTCAAAAGACATGTCTGGAGACACTCCGCATCCTGTCCAGAGACAAGCGTGTCCTCGGACCTGTGGCCACTAGGGAGGGCATGCTGATCCTGGGAGGAATGGCGAGGCTGAATGCTGGTGAGGAAGGAGATGAGAACCAGAAAAGCTCTCAGGAAGACAcccagacagaggaggaggagagggtggTGGTGGAGGCCTTGAAATGCCTATGCAATGTGGTGTACAACAGTCCTGCGGCTCAGCAGGTTAGTGTAGACGTGCAGCTGGCTCATGGCCTGTGTGCCATTCTGCGTATGGCCCGCACATGGCACCACGAGGTGGGCCTCTTCACACTGCGCCTTCTCTTCCTGCTGTCTGCACTGAGACCTGATGTGAGAGGGGTATTGAGGAGAGAATTGCATGCTATGAGACTACTGACAGAGGTCCTGGAGCATACCCTGGATGTGAGCTGGGTTGGTCCATATGAAGCTGCCCGTCCAGATCCGCAGGCCCTGCCCATGCCTTCAGAGGACAATGAGAGAACAATGGAGGCGCTCAAAGCCTTGTTCAACCTCACGCTGTCTGACACTGGTGGTGAG GAGGATGATCACCAGTTCCGACTCATCGCTGCCATCCTGCGTCGTCTGTTGATGCTGAAGACTGAGATAGAGGAGAAAACAGAGGAAGCGCACAG CCATGCCATCAACCTGCTGAATAACCTGCCTGTGTCCTGCCTGGACGTGTTAATCGACGTGCCTGTCCAGGGAGGACTTGAGATATATGGTGGGAAAAACATGGATGCAGTCCAGATGTTAATAGACTTCATGGAGAAAAGGATGGACAAG CAGGGCTCCAACTACAAAGAGGGTTTGACTCCGGTGCTCAGCCTTTTGACTGAAGGATCCAGACAGCACAGGGAGATCCGCAGATATATCAAAGCTCAG GTACTTCCCCCACTGAAAGATGTAAAGATCAGGCCAGAGATCGGCACCACCACCAGAAACAAGCTGGTTCGCCTTATGACGCATGTTGACATGGGTGTGAAGCAGACGGCTGCAGagtttctctttgtcctctgcAAAGAAAGCG TGGACAACCTGTTGAAGTACACAGGGTATGGAAACGCAGCAGGACTCCTGGTGGCTCGAGGACTTCTcgcaggagggagaggagagactcAGTACTCCGAAGATGAAGACTCAGACACAGAGGAATACAAAACTGCAAAACCCTT CATCAACCCCATCACCGGTCATGTGGAGGAGCCGATGCCGAACCCTATCGAAGAGATGACCGAGGAGCAGAAGGAGTACGAAGCCCAGAAACTGGTCAATATGTTTGACAAGTTGTCAAG GCAGAACGTGATCCGGCCAATGGGGGTCATGCCTGACGGGACGTTAGCACCTCTTGAAGAAACTCTCTGTGATCCACCCGAGGACTCAGGATCAGACTCTGACTAG
- the ric8b gene encoding chaperone Ric-8B isoform X2: MDLNNIVSQLENANEEEIEKLLLQYNRENSHTFSFDQKEETLRIKLCQGVLSVLGRQVQPSCQKTCLETLRILSRDKRVLGPVATREGMLILGGMARLNAGEEGDENQKSSQEDTQTEEEERVVVEALKCLCNVVYNSPAAQQVSVDVQLAHGLCAILRMARTWHHEVGLFTLRLLFLLSALRPDVRGVLRRELHAMRLLTEVLEHTLDVSWVGPYEAARPDPQALPMPSEDNERTMEALKALFNLTLSDTGGEEDDHQFRLIAAILRRLLMLKTEIEEKTEEAHSHAINLLNNLPVSCLDVLIDVPVQGGLEIYGGKNMDAVQMLIDFMEKRMDKGSNYKEGLTPVLSLLTEGSRQHREIRRYIKAQVLPPLKDVKIRPEIGTTTRNKLVRLMTHVDMGVKQTAAEFLFVLCKESVDNLLKYTGYGNAAGLLVARGLLAGGRGETQYSEDEDSDTEEYKTAKPFINPITGHVEEPMPNPIEEMTEEQKEYEAQKLVNMFDKLSRQNVIRPMGVMPDGTLAPLEETLCDPPEDSGSDSD, translated from the exons AACAGTCACACCTTCAGTTTTGACCAAAAGGAAGAGACCCTGCGGATT AAGCTGTGTCAGGGTGTGTTGTCAGTTCTTGGCAGGCAGGTGCAGCCCAGCTGTCAAAAGACATGTCTGGAGACACTCCGCATCCTGTCCAGAGACAAGCGTGTCCTCGGACCTGTGGCCACTAGGGAGGGCATGCTGATCCTGGGAGGAATGGCGAGGCTGAATGCTGGTGAGGAAGGAGATGAGAACCAGAAAAGCTCTCAGGAAGACAcccagacagaggaggaggagagggtggTGGTGGAGGCCTTGAAATGCCTATGCAATGTGGTGTACAACAGTCCTGCGGCTCAGCAGGTTAGTGTAGACGTGCAGCTGGCTCATGGCCTGTGTGCCATTCTGCGTATGGCCCGCACATGGCACCACGAGGTGGGCCTCTTCACACTGCGCCTTCTCTTCCTGCTGTCTGCACTGAGACCTGATGTGAGAGGGGTATTGAGGAGAGAATTGCATGCTATGAGACTACTGACAGAGGTCCTGGAGCATACCCTGGATGTGAGCTGGGTTGGTCCATATGAAGCTGCCCGTCCAGATCCGCAGGCCCTGCCCATGCCTTCAGAGGACAATGAGAGAACAATGGAGGCGCTCAAAGCCTTGTTCAACCTCACGCTGTCTGACACTGGTGGTGAG GAGGATGATCACCAGTTCCGACTCATCGCTGCCATCCTGCGTCGTCTGTTGATGCTGAAGACTGAGATAGAGGAGAAAACAGAGGAAGCGCACAG CCATGCCATCAACCTGCTGAATAACCTGCCTGTGTCCTGCCTGGACGTGTTAATCGACGTGCCTGTCCAGGGAGGACTTGAGATATATGGTGGGAAAAACATGGATGCAGTCCAGATGTTAATAGACTTCATGGAGAAAAGGATGGACAAG GGCTCCAACTACAAAGAGGGTTTGACTCCGGTGCTCAGCCTTTTGACTGAAGGATCCAGACAGCACAGGGAGATCCGCAGATATATCAAAGCTCAG GTACTTCCCCCACTGAAAGATGTAAAGATCAGGCCAGAGATCGGCACCACCACCAGAAACAAGCTGGTTCGCCTTATGACGCATGTTGACATGGGTGTGAAGCAGACGGCTGCAGagtttctctttgtcctctgcAAAGAAAGCG TGGACAACCTGTTGAAGTACACAGGGTATGGAAACGCAGCAGGACTCCTGGTGGCTCGAGGACTTCTcgcaggagggagaggagagactcAGTACTCCGAAGATGAAGACTCAGACACAGAGGAATACAAAACTGCAAAACCCTT CATCAACCCCATCACCGGTCATGTGGAGGAGCCGATGCCGAACCCTATCGAAGAGATGACCGAGGAGCAGAAGGAGTACGAAGCCCAGAAACTGGTCAATATGTTTGACAAGTTGTCAAG GCAGAACGTGATCCGGCCAATGGGGGTCATGCCTGACGGGACGTTAGCACCTCTTGAAGAAACTCTCTGTGATCCACCCGAGGACTCAGGATCAGACTCTGACTAG
- the ric8b gene encoding chaperone Ric-8B isoform X3, whose product MPTKRKSRSFCCSIIESHTFSFDQKEETLRIKLCQGVLSVLGRQVQPSCQKTCLETLRILSRDKRVLGPVATREGMLILGGMARLNAGEEGDENQKSSQEDTQTEEEERVVVEALKCLCNVVYNSPAAQQVSVDVQLAHGLCAILRMARTWHHEVGLFTLRLLFLLSALRPDVRGVLRRELHAMRLLTEVLEHTLDVSWVGPYEAARPDPQALPMPSEDNERTMEALKALFNLTLSDTGGEEDDHQFRLIAAILRRLLMLKTEIEEKTEEAHSHAINLLNNLPVSCLDVLIDVPVQGGLEIYGGKNMDAVQMLIDFMEKRMDKQGSNYKEGLTPVLSLLTEGSRQHREIRRYIKAQVLPPLKDVKIRPEIGTTTRNKLVRLMTHVDMGVKQTAAEFLFVLCKESVDNLLKYTGYGNAAGLLVARGLLAGGRGETQYSEDEDSDTEEYKTAKPFINPITGHVEEPMPNPIEEMTEEQKEYEAQKLVNMFDKLSRQNVIRPMGVMPDGTLAPLEETLCDPPEDSGSDSD is encoded by the exons TCACACCTTCAGTTTTGACCAAAAGGAAGAGACCCTGCGGATT AAGCTGTGTCAGGGTGTGTTGTCAGTTCTTGGCAGGCAGGTGCAGCCCAGCTGTCAAAAGACATGTCTGGAGACACTCCGCATCCTGTCCAGAGACAAGCGTGTCCTCGGACCTGTGGCCACTAGGGAGGGCATGCTGATCCTGGGAGGAATGGCGAGGCTGAATGCTGGTGAGGAAGGAGATGAGAACCAGAAAAGCTCTCAGGAAGACAcccagacagaggaggaggagagggtggTGGTGGAGGCCTTGAAATGCCTATGCAATGTGGTGTACAACAGTCCTGCGGCTCAGCAGGTTAGTGTAGACGTGCAGCTGGCTCATGGCCTGTGTGCCATTCTGCGTATGGCCCGCACATGGCACCACGAGGTGGGCCTCTTCACACTGCGCCTTCTCTTCCTGCTGTCTGCACTGAGACCTGATGTGAGAGGGGTATTGAGGAGAGAATTGCATGCTATGAGACTACTGACAGAGGTCCTGGAGCATACCCTGGATGTGAGCTGGGTTGGTCCATATGAAGCTGCCCGTCCAGATCCGCAGGCCCTGCCCATGCCTTCAGAGGACAATGAGAGAACAATGGAGGCGCTCAAAGCCTTGTTCAACCTCACGCTGTCTGACACTGGTGGTGAG GAGGATGATCACCAGTTCCGACTCATCGCTGCCATCCTGCGTCGTCTGTTGATGCTGAAGACTGAGATAGAGGAGAAAACAGAGGAAGCGCACAG CCATGCCATCAACCTGCTGAATAACCTGCCTGTGTCCTGCCTGGACGTGTTAATCGACGTGCCTGTCCAGGGAGGACTTGAGATATATGGTGGGAAAAACATGGATGCAGTCCAGATGTTAATAGACTTCATGGAGAAAAGGATGGACAAG CAGGGCTCCAACTACAAAGAGGGTTTGACTCCGGTGCTCAGCCTTTTGACTGAAGGATCCAGACAGCACAGGGAGATCCGCAGATATATCAAAGCTCAG GTACTTCCCCCACTGAAAGATGTAAAGATCAGGCCAGAGATCGGCACCACCACCAGAAACAAGCTGGTTCGCCTTATGACGCATGTTGACATGGGTGTGAAGCAGACGGCTGCAGagtttctctttgtcctctgcAAAGAAAGCG TGGACAACCTGTTGAAGTACACAGGGTATGGAAACGCAGCAGGACTCCTGGTGGCTCGAGGACTTCTcgcaggagggagaggagagactcAGTACTCCGAAGATGAAGACTCAGACACAGAGGAATACAAAACTGCAAAACCCTT CATCAACCCCATCACCGGTCATGTGGAGGAGCCGATGCCGAACCCTATCGAAGAGATGACCGAGGAGCAGAAGGAGTACGAAGCCCAGAAACTGGTCAATATGTTTGACAAGTTGTCAAG GCAGAACGTGATCCGGCCAATGGGGGTCATGCCTGACGGGACGTTAGCACCTCTTGAAGAAACTCTCTGTGATCCACCCGAGGACTCAGGATCAGACTCTGACTAG
- the LOC115009559 gene encoding LOW QUALITY PROTEIN: NAD-dependent protein deacetylase sirtuin-3 (The sequence of the model RefSeq protein was modified relative to this genomic sequence to represent the inferred CDS: inserted 2 bases in 1 codon), translating to MNRSRSSWDKKASQPPVTRMTRSSQSRHTERAGTADCGPGLYGKQRRKQTDSALAQDLSQMSVSGQDGLPTSKGKTSKSSSDVVQAGQSPGGGTPSALTAKSSSRGGLASVARLVKLGRCKNVVVVAGAGISTASGIPDFRTPGTGLYANLEKYNIPYPEAIFNIDYFSNDPQAFFSLAKALYPGSHRPNYIHYFIRMLHHKGLLLRMYTQNIDGLEKLCGIPDDKLVEAHGSFATAACHLCYTAYPAEEAKHAIMNDNVPKCTFCAATVKPDVVFFGEDLPQEYFLHTKDFPKADLLIIMGTSLQIEPFASLVNTVRSTVPRLLLNRHAVGPFEKVPLRRGDHMELGDLEDTMRRFAELLGWNEEIDEMMRSQETLIIPSLISSPVSVSGQTSCQSRGAPEPPGGTETXRAAGQSAASSEETDSETDSKSSASSSQSN from the exons ATGAACAGGTCCAGGTCCAGCTGGGATAAAAAAGCCTCCCAGCCTCCAGTCACCAGGATGACCCGCAGCTCCCAGAGCAGACACACCGAGCGCGCAGGGACGGCAGACTGTGGGCCGGGTCTGTATGGAAAACAACGAAGGAAGCAGACGGACTCTGCTTTGGCCCAGGACCTCAGTCAGATGAGTGTGAGCGGACAGGACGGTCTACCTACAAG TAAAGGAAAAACATCCAAAAGTAGCAGTGACGTTGTGCAGGCTGGTCAGTCCCCGGGTGGGGGCACTCCGTCTGCGTTAACTGCCAAGTCCTCATCCCGGGGCGGTCTAGCCTCTGTGGCTCGGCTGGTGAAACTGGGCCGCTGTAAGAACGTAGTGGTGGTGGCCGGAGCAGGAATCAGCACAGCCAGCGGCATCCCAGACTTCAG AACTCCAGGAACAGGTCTTTACGCCAACTTGGAGAAGTACAACATCCCTTACCCAGAAGCTATTTTCAACATTGACTACTTCTCCAACGACCCGCAGGCTTTCTTCTCGTTGGCCAAGGCTCTGTATCCTGGCAGCCACCGGCCAAACTACATACACTACTTCATCCGCATGCTTCATCACAAAGGCCTGCTGCTCCGAATGTACACCCAGAACATCGACGGACTGGAGAAAC TGTGTGGCATCCCAGATGACAAACTTGTGGAAGCTCACGGTAGTTTTGCCACAGCCGCCTGCCACCTGTGCTACACTGCGTACCCTGCTGAGGAAGCGAAG caTGCCATAATGAATGACAACGTACCCAAATGCACATTCTGCGCTGCAACAGTCAAACCTGACGTTGTGTTTTTTGGAGAGGACCTTCCTCAGGAGTATTTCCTTCACACTAAAGACTTCCCCAAAGCAGACCTGCTAATCATTATGGGCACATCTTTACag ATTGAGCCGTTTGCCAGCCTGGTAAACACGGTCCGCTCCACTGTGCCACGTCTCCTCCTGAACCGACACGCTGTGGGTCCCTTTGAGAAGGTCCCACTGCGGAGAGGAGACCACATGGAGCTGGGTGACCTGGAGGATACAATGCGGAGGTTTGCTGAATTGCTCGGCTGGAACGAGGAGATTGATGAGATGATGAGAAGCCAGGAAACACTG ATCATCCCTTCATTGATAAGCAGCCCTGTGTCAGTGAGCGGACAGACCTCTTGTCAGAGCAGAGGAGCTCCCGAGCCTCCAGGTGGGACAGAGAC CAGAGCAGCAGGTCAGAGTGCAGCCAGCAGCGAGGAGACAGACTCAGAGACGGACAGCAAGAGCTCTGCATCATCCAGCCAGAGCAACTGA